From Pedobacter indicus, a single genomic window includes:
- a CDS encoding ribonucleotide-diphosphate reductase subunit beta: MSIFNKRVNYKPFEYPEILSFTEAINRSFWVHSEVDFTADIQDFHSHLDDNEKEVIKKSLLAIAQIEVAVKSFWGNLYHHLPKPEFNGLGSTFAECEFRHSEAYSRLLDVLGYNNEFEELINVPVIKKRVNYLSEALAHTKSEDEKEYLFSLILFSILIENVSLFSQFAIILSFTRFKGVMKNISNIIAWTSVDEQIHANAGIYIVNKIKEEFPEYFDEGTKKRISDIVLNSIEVEAEILDWIFERGEIETVNKTNLLNFMKYRADDSLRRIGLPRVFNVSESDYQPMVWFEEEVFANSMDDFFAKRPVDYTKHDKSITANDLF, translated from the coding sequence ATGAGCATTTTTAACAAAAGGGTAAACTACAAGCCTTTCGAATACCCCGAGATCCTGAGTTTCACAGAGGCTATCAATCGGTCATTCTGGGTACATTCTGAAGTAGATTTTACGGCCGATATCCAAGACTTCCATTCACATTTAGATGATAATGAGAAAGAGGTGATCAAGAAAAGTTTATTGGCTATTGCCCAAATAGAGGTGGCTGTTAAATCTTTTTGGGGAAACCTTTACCATCACCTTCCAAAGCCTGAATTCAATGGTTTGGGAAGTACCTTTGCTGAATGTGAATTCAGGCATTCAGAGGCCTATTCAAGATTATTGGATGTATTGGGATATAACAATGAATTTGAAGAATTGATTAATGTCCCGGTGATTAAAAAGCGGGTCAACTACCTTTCGGAGGCTCTGGCACATACCAAATCTGAAGATGAGAAAGAATACCTTTTTTCGTTGATTCTGTTTTCTATCCTCATCGAGAATGTATCCCTGTTCAGTCAATTCGCTATTATCTTGTCCTTTACACGTTTTAAGGGCGTGATGAAAAATATAAGCAACATTATTGCCTGGACATCGGTCGACGAACAGATTCATGCCAATGCGGGTATTTACATTGTCAACAAAATCAAAGAAGAGTTTCCCGAATATTTTGATGAGGGTACGAAAAAACGTATTTCTGACATTGTATTAAATTCAATTGAGGTCGAAGCAGAAATCCTTGACTGGATTTTTGAACGAGGGGAAATCGAAACGGTCAATAAAACCAATCTCCTGAACTTCATGAAATATCGTGCAGACGATAGCTTACGCCGAATTGGTTTACCGAGGGTCTTCAATGTATCGGAGAGCGACTACCAACCTATGGTATGGTTTGAAGAGGAGGTCTTTGCCAACAGCATGGACGATTTCTTTGCAAAGCGGCCAGTGGACTACACAAAACATGATAAAAGTATTACGGCAAACGATCTGTTCTAA
- a CDS encoding ribonucleoside-diphosphate reductase subunit alpha, translating into MERLWWLNEESQQILNRGYLLKGETTKTAIERIAMAAAKRLYKPELCEPFIEMIEKGWMSLSSPIWANMGTERGLPISCFNVYVPDYIEGITHKLGEVIMQTKIGGGTSGYFGELRERGSAVTDNGKSSGAVSFMKLFDTAMDTISQGGVRRGAFAAYLDIDHPDIGEFLEIKNIGNPIQNLFTGICIPDYWMQDMIDGDMDKRKIWAKVLESRQQKGLPYLLFSDNINRNKPQVYKDKNLKIYSSNLCSEIALPSSIDESFICCLSSMNLELYDEWKDTGAVRLATFFLDAVLQEFIAKTEDNYYLASANRFAKRHRALGLGVMGWHSYLQKNMIPFEGMEAKQLTTKIFKDISEKAEKASAELANIYGEPDLLKGYGKRNTTLMAIAPTTSSSAILGQTSPGIEPFSSNYYKAGLAKGNFMRKNKYLRQLLIEKGIDNEDIWRSIMLNHGSVQHLTELSDEEKSVFKTFKEISQLEIIQQASIRQKYIDQAQSLNLNIPSNLPVKDVNMLMIEAWKLGVKSLYYQRSQSVSKEFIANMVTCVSCEA; encoded by the coding sequence ATGGAAAGACTTTGGTGGTTAAATGAAGAAAGTCAGCAAATCCTGAACCGGGGCTATTTGTTGAAAGGAGAAACGACTAAAACGGCTATCGAGCGGATAGCAATGGCAGCTGCCAAACGACTCTATAAGCCTGAACTTTGCGAACCCTTTATCGAGATGATCGAAAAAGGATGGATGAGCCTAAGCTCACCCATTTGGGCCAATATGGGTACAGAAAGAGGTCTACCGATCTCTTGTTTCAATGTGTATGTACCTGATTATATTGAAGGCATCACCCATAAACTCGGCGAAGTAATCATGCAGACCAAAATTGGCGGGGGGACGTCGGGTTATTTTGGCGAGCTTCGCGAACGTGGCAGTGCGGTTACTGATAATGGCAAAAGTAGTGGAGCGGTAAGTTTCATGAAACTATTTGATACGGCCATGGACACCATCTCGCAAGGCGGTGTGCGGCGCGGAGCATTCGCTGCTTATCTGGATATTGACCATCCGGATATCGGTGAGTTCCTGGAGATCAAGAACATTGGAAATCCCATACAAAATCTATTCACCGGTATCTGTATACCCGATTACTGGATGCAGGATATGATCGATGGCGATATGGACAAACGTAAGATTTGGGCGAAGGTACTGGAAAGCCGCCAGCAAAAGGGTCTACCCTATTTATTGTTCTCCGATAATATTAACCGAAATAAACCCCAGGTTTATAAGGATAAGAACCTGAAAATATATTCAAGCAATCTGTGTTCAGAGATTGCCTTACCGTCGAGTATCGACGAGTCCTTTATTTGCTGCCTATCATCGATGAACTTAGAGCTTTATGATGAATGGAAAGATACGGGAGCGGTTCGACTGGCGACTTTCTTTCTGGATGCCGTGCTTCAAGAGTTTATTGCTAAAACAGAAGACAATTACTACTTAGCTTCAGCAAATCGCTTTGCGAAAAGACACCGTGCGCTAGGATTAGGTGTGATGGGCTGGCATTCATACCTTCAAAAAAACATGATCCCCTTCGAGGGCATGGAGGCCAAGCAACTGACTACAAAAATTTTCAAAGATATCAGCGAAAAAGCAGAAAAAGCCAGTGCGGAGCTAGCAAATATCTATGGTGAGCCCGATCTGTTAAAAGGTTACGGAAAAAGAAATACCACCTTAATGGCAATTGCTCCTACCACTTCTTCTTCAGCAATTCTAGGTCAAACGTCACCAGGGATCGAACCTTTCAGTAGCAACTATTACAAAGCCGGCCTTGCGAAAGGTAATTTTATGCGGAAAAACAAATACCTGCGCCAGCTTTTGATTGAAAAAGGCATAGACAATGAGGATATTTGGCGCAGTATCATGTTGAACCATGGTAGTGTACAACACCTTACCGAATTGAGCGACGAAGAAAAATCTGTTTTCAAAACATTTAAAGAGATCAGTCAGCTTGAGATCATCCAACAGGCGTCTATCCGACAAAAGTACATTGATCAGGCGCAAAGCCTCAACCTCAATATTCCGTCGAACCTGCCGGTTAAGGATGTCAATATGTTAATGATAGAAGCATGGAAATTGGGGGTCAAGAGTCTTTATTACCAACGTAGCCAAAGTGTTTCGAAGGAGTTCATAGCCAATATGGTCACTTGCGTAAGCTGTGAAGCTTAA
- a CDS encoding DUF4468 domain-containing protein has protein sequence MKASIFTLFLCVCIGSLQAQEIPFNKESGKIEYAGTVTKQGTQDALYSEIKAWITQTFKSAEEVMLTDDPQAGKLSLQGLSYISLDPASDQDTALIDVPVHFNLLFDVQDNGYRYLISDIYFEYQELIIPMEETLLTPTQQERIIRDRLIESPLSEEETAALVREELDRYRQYKNKSRSTFNGIEWLIKEGLAE, from the coding sequence ATGAAAGCATCCATATTTACCCTTTTTTTATGTGTCTGCATTGGCAGCCTTCAGGCTCAAGAAATACCTTTTAACAAGGAGAGCGGAAAAATAGAATATGCTGGTACTGTAACCAAACAGGGAACGCAAGATGCCTTGTATTCGGAAATAAAGGCATGGATAACGCAGACCTTTAAGTCGGCCGAGGAAGTTATGTTGACAGATGACCCGCAAGCAGGCAAACTAAGCTTACAGGGTTTGAGTTATATCAGTCTTGATCCAGCTAGTGACCAAGACACAGCCCTGATAGATGTCCCCGTGCACTTCAACCTATTATTCGACGTACAGGACAATGGCTATCGTTATTTAATTAGTGATATCTATTTTGAATATCAAGAACTGATCATACCTATGGAAGAAACCTTACTGACCCCTACTCAGCAAGAGCGGATCATCCGAGACAGATTGATCGAAAGTCCCCTTTCCGAAGAAGAGACTGCAGCTCTGGTACGTGAAGAACTTGACCGTTACCGACAGTATAAGAATAAAAGTCGGTCAACGTTTAATGGGATTGAATGGTTGATAAAGGAGGGGCTGGCTGAGTGA
- a CDS encoding leucine-rich repeat domain-containing protein, whose protein sequence is MLIFLFSCKKEQEPVPEIDIPSAGIDISNIKDFQTRLNADTLTGQEKGQWSILSGMIDDKVYFDNDEDPRTIFHGLPGETYELEWSVINPKENNKVTKSTVKVSFNELKVSITNERPELSTRFLLTTTRYDHGEWTIEGAPVAQIWPSASGGYIGPTLNFPGINIQGYANKTYTITWTTNYGSKSASATITLKAGEYLESEAIEDLILLPNSPRITYNDEGRVVELDLSAKGSAWRLGDTVLYPTMQAFTELRKLNLDGSAVGDMPVVFGEKYLKLEELNISHVAISHVPENIGNLKQLRILRMNVAQSGKKLTSIPDTFGDLESLELLELMSLSLEELPETISNLKNLRSFDFQGNDIKKLPDALGDMVNLVELKGYTSQNIPSSVTELPKLKILYFLTGATNASLPDDFGNIKSLEIFKLGGDFKKLPNSFCDLPNLYDVELGAGMGTSLELLPENIGNLKSLVSLTVNGHLRSIPESFSNLTNLENLVITGGEFETLPIGFGNLKKLAWFSSEFGKLRTLPDSFGGLENLKTLYLYYNQLSELPESFFNLSNLFRINIGGNNFKSFSSSFSKLNSNLYDIAIYENPCSEEEVEKLKKLLPDVGVTF, encoded by the coding sequence TTGTTAATATTTTTATTTTCGTGTAAAAAAGAACAGGAGCCTGTCCCAGAAATCGACATTCCCAGTGCAGGAATTGATATCTCAAATATCAAAGATTTTCAAACACGACTGAACGCCGACACGCTAACGGGCCAAGAAAAAGGCCAATGGTCAATACTAAGTGGAATGATTGATGATAAAGTATACTTTGACAACGACGAAGACCCCCGTACTATTTTTCATGGTTTACCCGGTGAGACCTATGAGCTAGAATGGTCAGTTATTAATCCAAAAGAAAATAACAAAGTAACAAAGTCTACAGTAAAAGTTTCATTCAATGAATTAAAGGTCTCAATTACAAATGAGCGACCCGAACTTTCTACTCGATTTCTACTGACGACCACAAGATACGACCATGGCGAATGGACGATCGAAGGGGCGCCTGTTGCCCAGATTTGGCCCTCGGCTTCGGGTGGTTATATTGGACCAACGTTGAATTTTCCAGGAATCAACATTCAAGGGTATGCTAATAAAACCTATACGATTACCTGGACAACTAATTACGGAAGTAAGTCAGCTTCAGCAACGATTACTCTGAAAGCGGGGGAATACCTCGAAAGCGAGGCTATAGAAGACTTAATATTACTCCCAAACTCACCTCGTATAACATATAACGATGAAGGTAGAGTTGTAGAATTGGACTTAAGTGCTAAAGGGAGTGCATGGAGATTGGGAGATACAGTACTTTATCCGACAATGCAGGCATTTACAGAATTGAGAAAACTAAACTTAGATGGTTCTGCGGTGGGAGATATGCCTGTTGTATTTGGAGAAAAATATTTAAAACTTGAGGAGCTTAATATAAGCCATGTCGCAATTAGTCATGTGCCGGAAAATATAGGTAATTTAAAACAGTTAAGGATTTTACGTATGAACGTCGCACAAAGCGGTAAGAAACTAACGTCAATTCCCGATACTTTTGGAGACCTTGAAAGCCTCGAACTCCTCGAGCTGATGTCATTAAGTCTTGAAGAACTACCCGAAACTATATCCAACCTTAAAAACCTTAGATCATTTGATTTTCAAGGAAACGACATAAAAAAACTCCCCGACGCGTTAGGGGACATGGTGAATCTTGTGGAGCTAAAGGGTTATACGTCGCAAAATATCCCAAGTTCGGTTACCGAGCTTCCCAAGTTAAAAATATTATATTTTTTAACTGGTGCGACCAATGCATCTTTACCAGATGATTTCGGCAATATAAAAAGCCTGGAGATATTTAAATTGGGAGGTGACTTCAAAAAACTTCCCAATAGTTTTTGTGATCTTCCAAATTTATATGATGTTGAATTGGGTGCAGGAATGGGCACTTCATTAGAACTGCTTCCAGAAAACATTGGTAATCTTAAGTCACTCGTGAGCCTCACAGTGAATGGTCATTTACGTTCGATTCCCGAAAGCTTTAGCAATCTCACAAATCTAGAGAATCTAGTAATTACTGGAGGAGAATTCGAAACCCTTCCGATCGGTTTTGGAAACCTGAAGAAGCTAGCTTGGTTTAGTTCAGAGTTTGGCAAACTGAGAACGTTACCTGATTCTTTTGGAGGGTTAGAAAATCTTAAAACTCTATATCTTTATTACAATCAGCTTAGCGAACTTCCTGAAAGCTTTTTTAATTTATCGAACCTGTTTCGAATCAATATTGGCGGTAATAACTTTAAATCGTTCTCATCAAGTTTTTCTAAACTCAATTCTAACCTTTATGATATCGCTATCTATGAAAATCCTTGTTCAGAAGAAGAGGTAGAGAAATTAAAAAAACTGTTGCCGGATGTCGGGGTCACCTTTTAG
- a CDS encoding L-dopachrome tautomerase-related protein, with the protein MKYKKIATCVTVVFCAIITNPLQVSAQHSPSNKLEVAAELGKSQPIGVSVSSDNRLFVSFPKREPYVYGLTEIKNGKRVPFPNEEWNQKGGSEDRVFVNVQDLYVDTDDQLWVLDSKPASKNSVFGKDGGEEESLGKFKLLQIDLKSNEVKNIFRFEDLPKEKSGLNDVRVDTDKQLAYLSDPGQAAIVILDLKSGKTRSVLKDRPMTQAVPGFSLSYEGKEMADKQGNIFKSNINGVALSKDNEYFYFRPINGLHLYRIATEHLADLSLSDDDLMGLVEDMGETVVCHGMAMDVAGNIYFTSSMDYSIKYLTPKGELKTLVTDKRLIWPDSIGIGTDGYLYVSAAQVNRLPQWNGGLDKATYPYRVYRVKLDAVAR; encoded by the coding sequence ATGAAATATAAAAAGATAGCAACCTGCGTAACCGTTGTTTTTTGTGCGATAATAACCAACCCCCTGCAAGTATCAGCTCAGCACTCTCCGTCGAACAAGCTAGAAGTGGCTGCTGAACTTGGCAAATCTCAACCTATCGGAGTGAGCGTCTCTTCTGACAATCGGTTGTTTGTTTCTTTTCCCAAACGAGAGCCCTATGTTTACGGTCTGACCGAGATAAAAAACGGCAAGCGGGTGCCATTTCCAAACGAAGAATGGAATCAAAAGGGAGGGTCAGAAGATCGAGTTTTTGTCAATGTACAAGACCTTTATGTAGACACCGATGATCAGCTTTGGGTGTTGGATTCCAAGCCGGCTTCTAAAAACTCCGTATTTGGGAAGGATGGGGGTGAAGAGGAAAGTCTAGGAAAATTTAAATTACTCCAAATTGATTTGAAAAGTAATGAGGTAAAGAATATCTTTCGTTTTGAAGATCTACCAAAAGAAAAATCCGGATTAAACGATGTGCGTGTAGACACAGATAAACAATTGGCTTACCTTTCCGACCCTGGTCAGGCTGCTATTGTCATACTAGATTTAAAAAGCGGTAAAACAAGATCCGTATTAAAAGATCGACCGATGACCCAAGCGGTACCGGGTTTCAGTCTTTCTTATGAAGGAAAAGAAATGGCTGATAAGCAAGGCAATATTTTCAAGTCCAATATTAATGGTGTCGCTTTGAGTAAAGATAACGAGTATTTCTATTTTCGGCCGATTAATGGTTTGCATTTGTATCGGATCGCTACAGAACACCTGGCCGACCTGAGTTTAAGCGATGATGACTTGATGGGCTTAGTCGAGGATATGGGTGAGACCGTTGTTTGCCACGGTATGGCCATGGACGTTGCTGGAAATATCTATTTTACCTCATCAATGGATTATAGTATAAAATATTTAACACCGAAAGGAGAATTGAAGACGCTTGTTACTGATAAGCGACTAATTTGGCCAGACTCAATCGGTATTGGCACTGACGGTTACCTCTACGTCTCAGCGGCGCAGGTTAATCGTCTTCCACAATGGAATGGCGGTCTTGATAAAGCCACATATCCCTATCGGGTTTATCGGGTGAAATTAGATGCTGTTGCGCGATGA